A stretch of DNA from Planococcus antarcticus DSM 14505:
CGGATATGATTCGCAAACAAAAAGACCGGAAAGGCCACGAAGTCATGCTGACACGTGTCCAGCTATGCAGTTTTTCACTAGACGGGAATACGCTGAAAGTCCGCACCGAATTTACTACTGGCAGTCTGGAAGAGGCAGAATATGTTTTCACGCAACCTTAGCAACGAGAAAGGTTCAGTTTATCCCATTGCCATCGTCTTTTTCCTGTCTGCAATCATGCTGTTATCGCACACACTGACACTCTATTCCATCCAATATAAAACATATGATGGTTTGGAAAATATGCACAGACATGCTACGATACAACTACTGATGGATATTGAGCAAAATAAAATGCCTGAGTAGAGGTAAAGTATCGGGTGGGTAGGATGAACAGAATATATTTGATTGGATTTATGGGCTGCGGCAAAAGCGCGGTCGGCAGGAGGCTAAGTTTTCTTCTGAAATTGCCCTTTTATGACATGGACAAAGAGATTGTCCGGCAGACAGGTAAAACGATTCCAGAAATCTTCGAGCAGCATGGCGAAGAATATTTTCGGGGGCTGGAAACACAGTTTTTGCAAAATTTTAAAAATGATCATTGCATCATCTCAACAGGCGGCGGCGTCACCATGCGAAAAGCAAACCAGAAAATTATGAGAAATACGGGGCTGGTGCTGTTTTTGGATGCACCTTTCCGTGAAATCTGGCGGCGGATTCACAGAGATCCCAACCGGCCGATTGTCCGTCGATCCACGCGTGAGGAAATTGAAGGGCTACACAAAGATCGTTATCGGGATTATAAGCAAACTGCGCATATTACCATACGTACCGAATTTCGTACGTTGCGGCAAATTACGCAATATGCTGCTTTTCAAGTAAATCGACTTAAAGGCGAATGATTTGATTTTAATTAATCATTTCGTTCGTCTTTTGTTCTGTTGGAGAAAAAAGATTGCGCTTTCCTATGATCAATGTTAAGATATAATAAAAGTTATACTATTCAGTATAACGGATTGGACCAATCAATTTTGATTTGGGCGGATGATTGTATGAGGAGAGAACGCGGATGCGTCGCCGAAGGAGCAAATGACAGAAGTCGTGAATCTCTCAGGCAAAAAGACTCGTACAGGACGCATCTCTGGAGAATGCTGCATGTCAGCTACCAACGAGGAAAGCCATTACGGTAAACTTTCAGGTTCCAGGACAGAGATTTCCCTCTAAAGGGAAATCTCTGTCCTTTTTTCGTGTTCAAGCGCACGTTGGTGCAGGCCGGAGGAGTTTGAAAAATAAGGAGGAAAATCATTGGCACAGTTAAAGCGTACACCTCTGTTTGAAACGTATTCGAAATATGGTGGCAAAACAATCGATTTTGGTGGTTGGGAACTGCCCGTGCAATTTTCAAGCATTAAAGAAGAACACGAAGCAGTCAGAACAAAAGCAGGTCTTTTTGATGTCTCGCATATGGGTGAAATTTTCGTTACAGGGGCAGATAGTTTAGATTATCTCCAGCATCTTGTAACAAATGATGTGTCTAAAATTCAAGGTGGACAAGCGCAATATACAGCAATGTGCTATGAAGATGGCGGCACAGTGGATGACTTGCTAGTTTATAAATTAGCAGACCAGCATTATCTACTGGTTGTCAATGCATCTAATATCGAAAAGGATTTCAATTGGATGGAGCAGGTGAAAACGGGCGATGTCACATTAGACAACGCATCTGAACGCTATGGTTTGTTGGCTCTGCAGGGACCTTTAGCTGAAACGGTGCTTCAACGCTTAACTGACGAAGATCTTTCAGCAATCAAACCTTTCCGATTTAAGCAGGATGTTGAAATTATCGGCCACAAAGTTATTTTATCGCGGACCGGCTATACCGGCGAAAGCGGTTTTGAAATTTACGCAGCACCTGATGCATTGGTTGACCTTTGGGATGGCATCTTGTCAGAAGGTAAATCAGAGGGCGTCGTGCCGGTAGGACTTGGTGCACGCGATACATTGCGTTTTGAAGCCTGCCTTGCTTTATACGGCCAGGAGCTGTCGAAAGACATCACACCGCTTGAAGCTGGCATCAACTTTGTTGTGAAATTGAAAAAAGAACAAGATTTCAACGGTAAAAAAGCGTTGGAAGCGCAAAAAGAAGCTGGCGTTCCAAGAAAATTAATGGGCATTGAAATGATCGACAAAGGCATTCCACGCAATGGCTATCCCATATATGCAGGAAATCAAAAAATTGGGGAAGTAACAACCGGAACTCAATCTCCAACACTCAAAAAGAATATTGGACTGGCTTTAGTTTCAAGTGACTATGCTGAACTTGGAGTCGAATTGGAAGTTGAAATTCGTGGTAAGCGACTAAAAGCGAAAACAGTAGAAACGCCATTTTATAAACGATCCAACTAAATTTCACTTGAAAAGGGGACAGAGCTCAATGAACCATCGCTACTTACCAATGACGACTCAAGACGAAAAAGAAATGCTGGAAACAATCGGCATTAATTCAATCGATGAATTATTTTCGGATATTCCGGAAAAAGTGCGCTTTAAAGGTGAATATAATATTAAAGCAGCCAAATCCGAATCTTCATTAACAAAAGAATTGGCCCAGCTTGCTTCTCAAAACGCTGATACTAATCGCTATGCGTCGTTTTTAGGAGCAGGCGTTTATGACCATTACAAACCGATTATTGTTGATCACGTGATTTCGCGTTCTGAGTTCTATACAGCGTATACGCCGTATCAGCCAGAAATCTCACAAGGCGAACTACAAGCCATTTTTGAATTTCAAACAATGATCAGTGAATTGACGGGCATGGATATTGCTAACTCGTCTATGTATGACGGCGGTACGGCACTTGCTGAAGCGGGTATGCTTGCTGCAGGACATACAAAACGCAAGAAAATTCTCGTGTCACGTGCAGTTCATCCAGAATCACGCGACGTTGTCCGTACCTATGCTCTTGGTCAGTCTATCGAAGTTATTGAAATTCCAATAAAAGATGGCCATACCGATTTAGATGCATTAAAAGAGATGCTGGATGAGAACGTTGCGACAGTGATGATTCAGTATCCAAACTTCTTTGGTCAAGTTGAAAACTTAAAGGAAATCGAGCCGATCGTCCATGAAGCCGGTGCTTTATTGTCGGTTTCTTCTAATCCATTAGCGCTGGGTGCATTAACTTCACCGGGGCAACTTGGAGCCGATATTACAGTAGGAGACGCACAGCCTTTTGGTATTCCAGAAGCATACGGCGGACCTCATTGCGGTTATTTTGCTGTAACGAAAAAATTAATGCGTAAAGTTCCAGGTCGTTTAGTCGGTGAAACGACGGATGAAGAAGGCCGCCGCGGATTTGTTTTAACATTGCAGGCACGTGAACAGCATATCCGTCGCGACAAAGCGACATCGAATATCTGCTCGAACCAAGCCTTGAATGCGTTGGCAGCTTCTGTTGCCATGACCGCGCTTGGAAAAGTCGGCACACAAGAAATCGCAAAACAAAATATTGTGAAAACACATTATATGAAACAGCAATTGAAAAAAGTGGGTCTTGAAATTGCATTTGAAGGCGCTCATTTCAATGAAATCGTCGTCAAGACAGAAGAACCTGTCAAGCAATTGAATGACCGCTTGTTTGAAAAAGGCATGATCGGCGGCTACGACCTTGGATTAAGTTTTGATGAATTTCAAGACCATATGCTAGTTGCGGTTACGGAACAGCGCACAAAAGAAGAAATCGATGCATTTGTGCAGGGAATTGCTGCAAAAGTGAAGGAAGCGGGGGCTACTCATGCATAAAGATAACCAAGCACTAATTTTTGAATTGACTAAAGAAGGTCGCGTTGGCTATAGTTTGCCAACACTTGACGTACCTGAAGTTGACTTGAGCGAGCTATTGCCAACCGATTTGATTCGTACAGAAGCAGCAGAACTACCGGAAGTATCAGAACTTGATATTATGCGTCATTACACAGCGTTATCCAACCGCAACCACGGTGTGGATTCTGGGTTTTATCCTCTAGGATCTTGCACCATGAAATACAATCCGAAAATCAACGAAACGGTAGCTCGTTACCCAGGGTTTGCCAATATTCATCCGTTGCAGGATGAAAAAACTGTCCAAGGGGCTCTTGCTTTGATGTTTGACCTTCAAGAGCATTTAAAAGAAATCACCGGTATGGATGAAGTTACATTGCAACCTGCTGCAGGTGCACATGGTGAGTGGACGGGATTAATGATGATTCGGGCCTACCATGAGGCACGAGGGGACTTTAAACGGACAAAAGTTATTGTTCCAGATTCAGCACACGGCACAAATCCTGCTTCAGCGACTGTTGCTGGATTCGAGACCGTAACAGTGAAATCAAGCGACCAAGGTCTTGTGGACTTAGAAGATTTAAAGCGCGTGGTCGGAGAAGATACGGCAGCGTTGATGTTGACAAATCCAAATACGCTTGGCTTGTTTGAAGAACAAATTTTGGAAATGGCGGCTATTATCCATGAAGTGGGCGGCAAGCTTTATTACGACGGCGCTAACTTGAATGCGGTCATGTCAAAAGCGCGTCCTGGAGATATGGGCTTTGACGTGGTTCACTTAAACTTGCACAAAACTTTCACAGGACCTCACGGCGGTGGTGGACCTGGATCTGGTCCAGTCGGTGTGAAAAATGACTTGTTGCCATACTTGCCAAAACCGTTATTGGTGAAAAAAGACGATGCCTATACGTTCGACTACGACCGCCCAGAATCAATTGGTCGTGTCAAACCGTTCTATGGCAACTTCGGCATTAATGTAAGAGCCTATACGTATATCCGTTCAATGGGACCAGATGGTCTAAAAGCAGTTACGGAATACGCGGTACTCAACGCTAACTATATGATGCGCAGACTGCAGCCTCATTTTGATTTGCCGTATGATCGTCATTGTAAACATGAATTCGTCCTGAGCGGCCGCCGCCAGAAAAAACTTGGCGTCCGGACATTAGATATGGCGAAACGCCTGCTTGACTTCGGTTACCATCCGCCAACTATCTACTTCCCAATAAATGTGGAAGAAGGCATGATGATCGAACCGACAGAAACTGAATCCAAGGAAACCTTGGACGCCTTCATCGACGCGATGATTCAGATTGCCAAAGAGGTAGAAGAAAACCCGGAAATCGTCCAAAATGCACCTCATACTACAGTGATTAGTCGTTTGGATGAAACGAAAGCAGCACGACAACCAGTACTTCGCTACTATAAAGCTGAATAAAATCGAAAAAGACGTGAGGGCCAAATGGCTTCCACGTCTTTTTTTGAAAGGATGACTGATTGTTTGATGATTCCACATCGTCAATATGTATCCAATAATCGTCGAAACTGCCGTCAAGCTTATCTTTAACTTTGTATGACTACAAATGTAGAAAAGCCCTTCCACATTGTGGAAGGGCTTTTAGGCTTAGACTTTGGCTTTTATTTTACCGGTCCACTGCTTGAATCCGCCTTGCAGTTGGAACAATTGATTGTAGCCTTTTTTCTTCAGAAAAATTGCGACGCGTCCGCTGCGTGCCCCGTTCTGGTCGTATAGATAGACTGGCTTGTCCTCTCGGATTTCTTTATAGCGCTGGCGCAATTGTGATTGTGGAATATTGCGTGCCCCCAGGATATGGCCAGCCGCAAAATCTTTCGGCTCGCGCACGTCTATCAATTGGGCTTTGCGGTAGCCTTCGATAAATTGTTCCTGCGTCAGGTTAGTGACGGCTTTTTTGATGCGGAAATAAGAAATCACCGCGTAAATAATGATTGCCAAAACTACGGCGATCGTGATGTACAGAAATTCCAATGTTCTTGCCCCTTTCTCATCTTCCTTTATTATAAAAGAAGAGATGACGGATATTCAATGCTAATGTTACACTAATTATCGGAAATAGGAGGCGATCTTGTGAAATATCCAAAATGGATTTTTGTCAATTCAGGTGCGTGCAGTCCGTCTTTCAACATGGCGCTTGATGAAGCCCTGCTAACATGGCACAGTGAAGGGCTCATCCCGCCGGTCATCCGTTTTTACAGCTGGGAACCGGCAGCACTGTCCATCGGTTATTTTCAGAAAGTAGAAAAGGAAATTGACATGGAGATGGTCAACCGGCTCGGCCTTGGATTTGTCCGTCGGCCGACAGGAGGCAGAGGCGTTCTCCATGAGCATGAACTTACATACAGCATCATTGTCAGCGAAGATTATCCAGACATTCCGGAAACGGTCACAGAAGCCTATCGCGTATTGAGCGAAGGACTGCTGGAAGGTTTCAAGAATCTTGGGCTGGATGCCTATTTCTCTGTTCCGGATACAGACGACAAGCGTGCTGACCTGAAAAAACCCAAATCGGCGGTCTGTTTTGATGCGCCGAGCTGGTATGAAATGGTTGTTGGAGGAAAGAAAGTGGCGGGCAGTGCACAAACACGACAAAAAGGCGTTATTTTGCAGCATGGTGCGATTCTGATTGACTTGGATGCTGAGAAGCTGTTGTCTGTTTTTAAATTTTCGAACGAAGAGGCCAAACAGCGAATGCGTATCAAGATCCCTGAAAAAGCGGTGTCGATCAATTCGCTTCGCAAGGAACCGACCACTCAGGAAGAATGCATCCAGGCATTCAAGACCGGATTTGAGCAGGCCTTATCCATCGACCTACAGCCTTATGTATTGACGGAACAGCAACTCGAGGATGTCAAGACTTTAGAAGAAAAAAAATACGCCAATGACGAATGGAATTTCCGCGCTTAAGTGACTTTTGGCTCATTTTGCAGATTTTTAAAGCTAGAAACCTTGCTAAATAAAGCTTTTTAAACTGGTAAGATTCTACAGCGGAAAATTATTATTGAAATGAAGTTTCAATATGTAGTATGCTGGGAAATGAAGTAATACTATATATAGTATATAACTCCATATAACACGAAGGAGGAATTGTCAAATGGTTTCCGTCACACAATCCCAGTATTCATTAAATTCCAGAGCGTTGAACGAAGATATCAAAACGTTCCCGCAAGTACACACAATTACTCCTGATATGAAATTAACGCATAAAGGGGTATCTCGCCTCGTGATGATTGACCGCTATTCATTTAAGGATACGGAGAAAAAAACTCTTAAGGCAGGCGATTTTGTTGTATTGACTGTCAAGGAAGATCCGAAATTCCCTGCCCGCGGCCTTGGCTATATTGTCTCAATCGATCAGCAATCCAACAAAGCGCAGGTTTGGATCGAGGAAGACTATAGAAGTGCTATCGACAATCCTAAGGAACAAGAAGCGGGTATTGTCAATCGCCCCATCGAAGTAATCGAGAAGCCACTTGAAGTATTCTATGAGCAGATTGCGAAACGTAATGCGACAGGACTTGCTTCTGTAGAGAAAACACCTGAAAAGCGCCAAGAGTGGTTTAAAAAATTCTACCAGCAATTAGTTGGCTTAAAGTTCATCCCAGCTGGCCGCGTTCTCTACGGAGCTGGAGCCGATACGGATGTAACGTATTTCAATTGTTACGTTATGCCATTTGTAGCCGATTCGCGCGAAGGTATTTCTGATCACCGCAAGCAGGTGATGGAAATTATGAGTCGAGGAGGCGGAGTTGGTACCAACGGTTCAACACTTCGACCACGAAACACATTAGCTCGCGGAGTCAACGGCAAATCATCAGGTTCTGTATCCTGGCTGGATGATATCGCTAAGCTGACGCATCTTGTCGAGCAAGGGGGCTCACGACGCGGGGCTCAGATGATCATGCTTGCCGACTGGCATCCAGATATTGCGGAATTTATCATTTCGAAAATGCAAAATCCGCGTATCTTGCGCTATTTGATCGAAAACACTGAAGATGAAACCATCAAGAAATTGGCTTATGATAAACTGAAATTCAAGCCTTTGACAGAGCAGGAAGATGCGATGTACCAAGGAATCCTAAACTACCGCACAATCCCTGGCATGGGCGGATTCAACGAGAAGATTATGCGTGACGCTGATACGAAGCTGCGCGATGGCGGAACTTATACGGTCCATAATGAAGAATTTTTGACAGGTGCTAACATTTCAGTCACCTTGACGAGCGATTTCATGACAGCTGTTGAAAACGATGCTGATTTCGAATTACGCTTCCCAGCAGTAGAATCCTATTCAAAAGAAGAAATGGCCGTTTACAACGAACAATGGCAAGAAGTGGGCGATGTCCGCGAATGGGAGCGAATGGGCCACGGCGTCCGTGTCTACCGCACGATGAAAGCCCGTGAACTATGGAACCTAGTCAATATCTGCGCGACATATTCAGCAGAACCCGGCATTTTCTTTATTGATAACGCCAATGAAAAAACAAATGCGGCGGCATATGGACAAAAAGTCGTTGCGACAAACCCTTGCGGCGAACAGCCACTGGCACCTTATTCTGTCTGTAATTTGGCTGCGGTCAACCTAGCACAATTCGTAGATTCGAAAACGAAGACAGTCGACTTTGAAGCTTTGAAAGATACTGTCCGCGTCGGTGTCCGCATGCAAGACAATGTCATTGATGCAACTCCATATTTCCTGGAAGAAAACCAAGTGCAGGCACTCGGCGAACGTCGTGTCGGACTTGGCGTCATGGGACTTGCTGATCTATTAATTTACTGTGATAAAGAATACGGTTCACCTGAAGGCAATGACCTTGTGGATGAAATCTTCAAGACGATTGCCACGGCGGCGTATGAAGTATCGACTGACTTGGCAGCAGAACGCGGCAGCTTCCCATTTCTTGTCGGCAAAACCGATGATGAAACGGCAGCACTTCGCAAAGCGTTCACTGAAACCGGATTTATGCAGGACATGCCAGAGCACGTCCGTGAAGCAGTCCTTGAAAAAGGAATCCGCAATTCACATCTATTGACAGTGGCGCCAACAGGATCTACTGGAACGATGGTCGGCGTTTCAACTGGACTTGAACCTTACTATTCATTCACCTACTATCGCAGCGGCCGCCTTGGAAAATTTATTGAGGTCAAAGCTGATATTGTCGGTGAATACCTGAAGAACAACCCAGAAGCCAATGAAGAAAACCTGCCGAAGGCATTTGTCACGTCTATGGACCTGGCGCCGGAAGCACACGCAGATGTCCAGTGCATCATCCAGCGTTGGATCGATTCATCCATTTCGAAAACAGTCAACGCACCGCGCGGCTATACAGTCAAACAAGTAGAAGGTGTCTATGAGCGTTTATACAAAGGTGGAGCAAAAGGCGGTACGGTTTACGTCGACGGCAGCCGCGACTCACAAGTTCTAACATTAAAAGCTGAAGACAACACATTTGAAGAAGAACACCAGCCGGAAGAAACTGGCAAGCGTCCGATCGTCTTGATCGACACGATTCAAGATCTCCGTTCTACTAATGTCGCTATCGGTTCAGAAGTGGGCGACACGTGTCCGGTTTGCCGTAAAGGGACAGTGGAAGAAATGGGCGGCTGCAATACTTGCACTAACTGCAACGCTCAACTGAAATGCGGATTGTAAACTGATCAGCGCGATGGCCAAACAGCCACCGCGCTTTTTTTTGTTTTTTTAATGAAAATGAGTTACTCGGACTGTGTTGAGTAGGAGCATCCGCTTTTCTATGTCCAGACGCCAGCGCCTAGCTCTTCGGGTCATAAGCCAACCCTGCAGAGTGGCAAAGAACGCCACTCTGTAGGTCTGTCTTATGCCTGTCAGAGCTAAGCAGGCGCATTCGCTTTTCTATGTCTAGACGTCAGCAGCCAGATGCTAGGGTCATAAGCCACCCTAGCTGTGCAGCTGAAGAAACGCCACTTCGCCAGCGCGTCTTATGCCCGTCGAATCTACATGGGCGCTTGCGCTTTTCTTTTATAGTTGCTCGATTGTTCTGATATGTTAAAATAATGAAGAATGTGTCAGGGGAAGGAGAAGGTCGAATGCGCGTGCTGATATTGAATGGTCCAAATTTAAACCGCCTGGGTAAACGAGAGAAAGAAGCATATGGAACGTTTACACTAGAAGAGCTGGAGCAGGAGCTGGTGGAGTTTTCTTATCACCATAATATTGAATTGATTTGCCGTCAGTCGAACCATGAAGGCGAATTGATCGACTGGATTCATGGAGCGGGCGATGAAGCGCTTACTGGTATCGTTTTGAATGCGGGTGCCTATACGCATACGAGCATTGCTATACGTGATGCCATTGCCGCCATCCAGGTCCCTGTAATTGAAGTACATATATCGAATGTTCACAAACGCGAGGAATTCCGCCACTATTCTTATATCTCCCCGGTCACCACCGGGCAGATTGTTGGATTTGGACAGGATGTCTACAAGTTGGCGCTACAAGCTTTGATCTTAAGACAGGAGAGAGGATGAACACATTGAAACTTCAAAAATTACGCACTGAAATGAAGCGCAGGGAAGTTGGGGCAATATTAGTCACCAGTCCTTTTAACCTCCGCTATATCACCGAATTTACCGGTACTGCCGGGCTGGCGATTATCACACCGGAAAGAGCGATATTCATTACGGATTTCCGTTATACGGAACAGGCAAACGACCAGATAAAAGAGTTTGAAGTGGTACAAGCAGAAAAAAATCTGATGGACCAGGCTGTTCAGACCATTAAGTCCTTGGGCATTCAAACCCTTGCTT
This window harbors:
- a CDS encoding rhodanese-like domain-containing protein; this translates as MEFLYITIAVVLAIIIYAVISYFRIKKAVTNLTQEQFIEGYRKAQLIDVREPKDFAAGHILGARNIPQSQLRQRYKEIREDKPVYLYDQNGARSGRVAIFLKKKGYNQLFQLQGGFKQWTGKIKAKV
- the gcvT gene encoding glycine cleavage system aminomethyltransferase GcvT, producing MAQLKRTPLFETYSKYGGKTIDFGGWELPVQFSSIKEEHEAVRTKAGLFDVSHMGEIFVTGADSLDYLQHLVTNDVSKIQGGQAQYTAMCYEDGGTVDDLLVYKLADQHYLLVVNASNIEKDFNWMEQVKTGDVTLDNASERYGLLALQGPLAETVLQRLTDEDLSAIKPFRFKQDVEIIGHKVILSRTGYTGESGFEIYAAPDALVDLWDGILSEGKSEGVVPVGLGARDTLRFEACLALYGQELSKDITPLEAGINFVVKLKKEQDFNGKKALEAQKEAGVPRKLMGIEMIDKGIPRNGYPIYAGNQKIGEVTTGTQSPTLKKNIGLALVSSDYAELGVELEVEIRGKRLKAKTVETPFYKRSN
- the gcvPB gene encoding aminomethyl-transferring glycine dehydrogenase subunit GcvPB, which encodes MHKDNQALIFELTKEGRVGYSLPTLDVPEVDLSELLPTDLIRTEAAELPEVSELDIMRHYTALSNRNHGVDSGFYPLGSCTMKYNPKINETVARYPGFANIHPLQDEKTVQGALALMFDLQEHLKEITGMDEVTLQPAAGAHGEWTGLMMIRAYHEARGDFKRTKVIVPDSAHGTNPASATVAGFETVTVKSSDQGLVDLEDLKRVVGEDTAALMLTNPNTLGLFEEQILEMAAIIHEVGGKLYYDGANLNAVMSKARPGDMGFDVVHLNLHKTFTGPHGGGGPGSGPVGVKNDLLPYLPKPLLVKKDDAYTFDYDRPESIGRVKPFYGNFGINVRAYTYIRSMGPDGLKAVTEYAVLNANYMMRRLQPHFDLPYDRHCKHEFVLSGRRQKKLGVRTLDMAKRLLDFGYHPPTIYFPINVEEGMMIEPTETESKETLDAFIDAMIQIAKEVEENPEIVQNAPHTTVISRLDETKAARQPVLRYYKAE
- the aroQ gene encoding type II 3-dehydroquinate dehydratase → MRVLILNGPNLNRLGKREKEAYGTFTLEELEQELVEFSYHHNIELICRQSNHEGELIDWIHGAGDEALTGIVLNAGAYTHTSIAIRDAIAAIQVPVIEVHISNVHKREEFRHYSYISPVTTGQIVGFGQDVYKLALQALILRQERG
- a CDS encoding lipoate--protein ligase family protein, with protein sequence MALDEALLTWHSEGLIPPVIRFYSWEPAALSIGYFQKVEKEIDMEMVNRLGLGFVRRPTGGRGVLHEHELTYSIIVSEDYPDIPETVTEAYRVLSEGLLEGFKNLGLDAYFSVPDTDDKRADLKKPKSAVCFDAPSWYEMVVGGKKVAGSAQTRQKGVILQHGAILIDLDAEKLLSVFKFSNEEAKQRMRIKIPEKAVSINSLRKEPTTQEECIQAFKTGFEQALSIDLQPYVLTEQQLEDVKTLEEKKYANDEWNFRA
- a CDS encoding shikimate kinase, whose translation is MNRIYLIGFMGCGKSAVGRRLSFLLKLPFYDMDKEIVRQTGKTIPEIFEQHGEEYFRGLETQFLQNFKNDHCIISTGGGVTMRKANQKIMRNTGLVLFLDAPFREIWRRIHRDPNRPIVRRSTREEIEGLHKDRYRDYKQTAHITIRTEFRTLRQITQYAAFQVNRLKGE
- the gcvPA gene encoding aminomethyl-transferring glycine dehydrogenase subunit GcvPA, which encodes MNHRYLPMTTQDEKEMLETIGINSIDELFSDIPEKVRFKGEYNIKAAKSESSLTKELAQLASQNADTNRYASFLGAGVYDHYKPIIVDHVISRSEFYTAYTPYQPEISQGELQAIFEFQTMISELTGMDIANSSMYDGGTALAEAGMLAAGHTKRKKILVSRAVHPESRDVVRTYALGQSIEVIEIPIKDGHTDLDALKEMLDENVATVMIQYPNFFGQVENLKEIEPIVHEAGALLSVSSNPLALGALTSPGQLGADITVGDAQPFGIPEAYGGPHCGYFAVTKKLMRKVPGRLVGETTDEEGRRGFVLTLQAREQHIRRDKATSNICSNQALNALAASVAMTALGKVGTQEIAKQNIVKTHYMKQQLKKVGLEIAFEGAHFNEIVVKTEEPVKQLNDRLFEKGMIGGYDLGLSFDEFQDHMLVAVTEQRTKEEIDAFVQGIAAKVKEAGATHA
- a CDS encoding vitamin B12-dependent ribonucleotide reductase, whose product is MVSVTQSQYSLNSRALNEDIKTFPQVHTITPDMKLTHKGVSRLVMIDRYSFKDTEKKTLKAGDFVVLTVKEDPKFPARGLGYIVSIDQQSNKAQVWIEEDYRSAIDNPKEQEAGIVNRPIEVIEKPLEVFYEQIAKRNATGLASVEKTPEKRQEWFKKFYQQLVGLKFIPAGRVLYGAGADTDVTYFNCYVMPFVADSREGISDHRKQVMEIMSRGGGVGTNGSTLRPRNTLARGVNGKSSGSVSWLDDIAKLTHLVEQGGSRRGAQMIMLADWHPDIAEFIISKMQNPRILRYLIENTEDETIKKLAYDKLKFKPLTEQEDAMYQGILNYRTIPGMGGFNEKIMRDADTKLRDGGTYTVHNEEFLTGANISVTLTSDFMTAVENDADFELRFPAVESYSKEEMAVYNEQWQEVGDVREWERMGHGVRVYRTMKARELWNLVNICATYSAEPGIFFIDNANEKTNAAAYGQKVVATNPCGEQPLAPYSVCNLAAVNLAQFVDSKTKTVDFEALKDTVRVGVRMQDNVIDATPYFLEENQVQALGERRVGLGVMGLADLLIYCDKEYGSPEGNDLVDEIFKTIATAAYEVSTDLAAERGSFPFLVGKTDDETAALRKAFTETGFMQDMPEHVREAVLEKGIRNSHLLTVAPTGSTGTMVGVSTGLEPYYSFTYYRSGRLGKFIEVKADIVGEYLKNNPEANEENLPKAFVTSMDLAPEAHADVQCIIQRWIDSSISKTVNAPRGYTVKQVEGVYERLYKGGAKGGTVYVDGSRDSQVLTLKAEDNTFEEEHQPEETGKRPIVLIDTIQDLRSTNVAIGSEVGDTCPVCRKGTVEEMGGCNTCTNCNAQLKCGL